TATCACAATTAGTTAGTCAACAAATGCATAATATTGAATATACTTCACGTCAATCACAAGAAGTAGCAGCGATTGCTCAAGAAACGTCAGCGAGTGCACAGGAAGTGAACGCTGCATCAAACGAACAATCCTTTGCTATTCAGCAAGTAGAAGCATTAGCGAATGATTTACAAAAACAATCTGCTGAGCTTTACAAGATGATTCAGCAATTTGATAATAATTAATCTTACACCGAAATTTTAATTAAATTAAAGTTTCGGTGTTTTTTCCGTATATTACTCGTACTTAGACAATCAAATATACGTGAAAAACTAACGATTATTCACACGGACGCTCAATTATTCGTGTTTTATGCCGAAAATTGAAAATCATTATGGAAAATACGTGTCATTCTGATGTAATAAATGGTACACTGTTGATGAAAATAAAAGTAAAAATATATTAGGGAGGAAACCCTCTATGAAAATTGCGATTTCTTCAGATCATGGCGGCAATAATTTACGTAAAGAAATTATGGCACTATTAGACGAATTAGCGATTAGCTACGAAGACTTTGGTCCACAATCAAGCGACTCAGTTGACTACCCAGATTACGCGCGCCCTGTTGCAGAGCGTGTTGCATCAGGTGAATTTGACAAGGGTATTTTAATTTGCGGAACAGGGATTGGAATTTCAATCGCTGCCAATAAATTTAAAGGTATCCGTTGTGCATTAGTACATGATACTTTTTCAGCTAAAGCGACACGTAACCATAACGACTCAAATATTTTAGCGATGGGTGAGCGTGTTATTGGTGCGGGTCTGGCACGAGAAATTGTAACAACTTGGTTAAACGCAGAATTCGAAGGTGGACGTCATATCCGCCGTGTTGAAAAAATTTCTGAAATCGAAGAACAACAACAATAGGTGACCGCATGAAAAACTTACGCGATGTTCAAAAACAGTTGGCCGGGGCCTTACATGAATTCGAGCAGCAAGTGAAGTTTACCGAGGATCAGTTATTTGTTGTCGGCTGTTCGACGTCCGAAATACTTGGCGAAAAAATCGGAACAGCCGGTGCACTCGATGTTGCGCAAATGCTGTATGAGGAGTTTTCAAACTTTGCACACAAGCATAAGATGTATTTAGTTTTTCAAGGCTGCGAGCATATTAACCGTGCGTTAACATTAGAAGCAGCAGCCGCTAAAAAGTACCATTTAGAGCCTGTTTCAGTCGTCCCTATACGAACAGCAGGTGGCTCAATGTCAGCTTACGCTCATACACAAATGAACGAACCTGTTGTTGTAGAATCCATTCAAGCTCATGCGGGTATTGATATTGGACAAACATTAATAGGCATGCATTTAAAGCATGTGGCAGTACCCATTCGTACATCAGTAAAGTGTGTAGGAGACGCAGTCATTACGTTAGCTACAACACGTCCAAAGCTAATTGGCGGCGAACGTGCGCAATATAAGTAACGTTATTACGTTACATAACTATCATTTTGAATTGGAAACTCCGGAGTTAATTCGGAACAAAATTTAGGAGGATTTAGACAAATGGCATTTGAAAAATTAGCAGGACAAGACAAGGCAATCTTAGACGCGATTTTATTAGAGAAAAAACGTCAAAATACAAACATCGAATTAATCGCATCAGAAAACTTCGTATCAGAAGCAGTAATGGAAGCACAAGGTTCTTACCTTACAAACAAATACGCTGAAGGTTACCCAGGTAAACGTTACTATGGTGGCTGTGAGCATGTAGACGTAGTGGAAAATATCGCGCGTGATCGTGCAAAAGAATTATTCGGTGCAGCTTATGTAAACGTACAACCTCACTCAGGCGCACAAGCAAACATGGCAGTTTATCATACAATTTTACAACCAGGTGATACGGTGCTTGGTATGAACCTTTCACATGGTGGTCACTTAACACATGGTTCACCAGTGAACTTCTCTGGTATTTTATATAACTTCGTTGAGTACGGTGTAACAGCAGATACAAACGTAATCGACTATGAAGATGTTCGTCAAAAAGCTTTAGAATCAAAACCAAAATTAATTGTTGCTGGTGCTTCCGCTTATCCACGTGCAATTGACTTCGCAAAATTCCGTGAAATCGCGGATGAAGTAGGTGCATACTTCATGGTAGATATGGCGCACATCGCAGGTTTAGTAGCTGTTGGTGAGCATATGAACCCAGTACCATACGCTGATTTTGTAACAACAACTACACATAAAACATTACGTGGTCCACGTGGCGGTATGATTTTAACAAATGATGAAAAATGGGAAAAAGAATTAAATAAATCAGTATTCCCAGGTATTCAAGGTGGCCCATTAATGCACGTAATCGCTGCAAAAGCAGTAGCATTTGGTGAAGCATTACAACCTGAATTTAAAGACTATGCAAAACAAATTAAAGTAAACGCAGCAGCACTTGCAAAGAGCTTACAAGAAGAAGGCGTTGAAATCGTATCTGGTGGTACAGACAACCACTTACTATTATTAAACGTAAAATCTTTAGGCTTAACTGGTAAAGTTGCAGAGCACATCCTTGATGAAGTGGCGATTACAACAAACAAAAACACAATTCCTTACGATACTGAAAAGCCATTCGTAACATCTGGTGTTCGAGTTGGTACAGCAGCAATCACTTCTCGAGGTTTCAAAGAAGAAGATGCAATCGAAGTAGGTAAAATTATTGCATTAGTACTTAAAAACCCAGAAGACGCAGCTGTGAAAGAAGAAGCTCGTAAGCGTGTAGATGCATTAACTGCGAAACACCCATTATATGCATAATTAAAAATAATATAAAAAAGGCCTTTTTATCTCTTAATTATGAGGTGAAAAGGCCTTTTTTAAAATAATAGTGATTAATTTAAAGATTCCGTACATAATTACCTATTTTTCTGAATTATTTGATTGATTTATATTAAAATGGATATAGAATGTAAAGTATGTTATTACTATTTATAGAATAAAAATACAGAGTGAGCGAGGGAAATTGAAATTTGATGGAGGTACTATGGAAAAAACAAATGTAAGTTATTTTGAAAGATTAAAAAAAGTTGGCGACCATATACAAACAAACCTCATTATTATTGATGATACTTTACAAATTATCGATAGTAATCTCGTTTATTCGCAAGGAAACTTTCAATCATTATCTAATCTTTTGGAGCATTTTATCTTTCAACCCGAAGAACAACAGCAATTTGTAAGCTCTATTATTAATGCAACTGGTGACCCGATAAAAGTTCACCATAATCGGCAAGATGGTTCTACCTGTTTAGTTCAACTTCACAGTGTACCTATTTTATTAGAAAAACAATACTATATGTTAATAATGGTAGAGGTCGAACCCAACGCATCAGTATTACTTACACACACCACGAATGATATTATCATTCAAGAAACAAGTTTCGAAAATAAGATTCAAAAAATTTGTACAGAATTAGAGCCCTTGTATCGTGTGATGATTACATTTACATATACAAAAGAACATTCAATCTTACTTATTCCATCAAATAGTTTTAAGGGAGTTGAAGTTCCGCCCATTTCAAGCGAAGAGCAGCATTACCACAGTCAAATGCGAGGTAAAGCATTAGTGCAGTTAGCATTGCATCAGTCAACAAAACAATATGCAGAACAAAATGGCTATAGTAATAGCTTTGTTGTACCAGTCAGTACAATAGAAAATGAAGCAATCGGCTATTTTGTCATCTATCATAATGACCGAGAAATATTTGATAAAGAAGATGATTTGTTTCAGGAGAGGCTAATACAAGTTGTACAACTGCTCAATAAAATTTCGATGTATGAACAGCGAATTCAAATACTACAAACGATTGATAGTACAACAAATTTGCCTAGCTATAATCAATTTATTAAACAACTCAATCTACATAAACAACAGCAAAAAGTAGGGGTCATCAAAATTATCGAGCCAGGTGAGTTTTCAAAAGTAGTGGAACTGTATGGCCGACCTGCTGGAGATGAGTTACTAAAACAATTAGGAAAACATTTAAAACAAGCTTCAATTAGTAAAGATAGTGAAATTGCACGTTTCACAAGCTCTTCACTCATCATGTATACACCGGTCGATTTTCAAACACTCTTCAATCGCCAATCAGTAATAAGTGGGGATGAAATGGAGTCATTTACGATATTTAATCAACAAATAC
This portion of the Solibacillus daqui genome encodes:
- the rpiB gene encoding ribose 5-phosphate isomerase B gives rise to the protein MKIAISSDHGGNNLRKEIMALLDELAISYEDFGPQSSDSVDYPDYARPVAERVASGEFDKGILICGTGIGISIAANKFKGIRCALVHDTFSAKATRNHNDSNILAMGERVIGAGLAREIVTTWLNAEFEGGRHIRRVEKISEIEEQQQ
- a CDS encoding TIGR01440 family protein, whose translation is MKNLRDVQKQLAGALHEFEQQVKFTEDQLFVVGCSTSEILGEKIGTAGALDVAQMLYEEFSNFAHKHKMYLVFQGCEHINRALTLEAAAAKKYHLEPVSVVPIRTAGGSMSAYAHTQMNEPVVVESIQAHAGIDIGQTLIGMHLKHVAVPIRTSVKCVGDAVITLATTRPKLIGGERAQYK
- the glyA gene encoding serine hydroxymethyltransferase, which produces MAFEKLAGQDKAILDAILLEKKRQNTNIELIASENFVSEAVMEAQGSYLTNKYAEGYPGKRYYGGCEHVDVVENIARDRAKELFGAAYVNVQPHSGAQANMAVYHTILQPGDTVLGMNLSHGGHLTHGSPVNFSGILYNFVEYGVTADTNVIDYEDVRQKALESKPKLIVAGASAYPRAIDFAKFREIADEVGAYFMVDMAHIAGLVAVGEHMNPVPYADFVTTTTHKTLRGPRGGMILTNDEKWEKELNKSVFPGIQGGPLMHVIAAKAVAFGEALQPEFKDYAKQIKVNAAALAKSLQEEGVEIVSGGTDNHLLLLNVKSLGLTGKVAEHILDEVAITTNKNTIPYDTEKPFVTSGVRVGTAAITSRGFKEEDAIEVGKIIALVLKNPEDAAVKEEARKRVDALTAKHPLYA
- a CDS encoding putative bifunctional diguanylate cyclase/phosphodiesterase, which translates into the protein MEKTNVSYFERLKKVGDHIQTNLIIIDDTLQIIDSNLVYSQGNFQSLSNLLEHFIFQPEEQQQFVSSIINATGDPIKVHHNRQDGSTCLVQLHSVPILLEKQYYMLIMVEVEPNASVLLTHTTNDIIIQETSFENKIQKICTELEPLYRVMITFTYTKEHSILLIPSNSFKGVEVPPISSEEQHYHSQMRGKALVQLALHQSTKQYAEQNGYSNSFVVPVSTIENEAIGYFVIYHNDREIFDKEDDLFQERLIQVVQLLNKISMYEQRIQILQTIDSTTNLPSYNQFIKQLNLHKQQQKVGVIKIIEPGEFSKVVELYGRPAGDELLKQLGKHLKQASISKDSEIARFTSSSLIMYTPVDFQTLFNRQSVISGDEMESFTIFNQQIHITLKVGIAPLDDYTSTHDSVRFAEYALTKARQIHGAHTEFYTARHDDILGREIQLSNHLKNAIRNKEITAYFQPKYAVHNEKIASMEALARWFSPSLGFISPVEFIAIAENTGLIRDLELQIIEKVLAWQQQRQYDGKRIVPIAVNISPDHFYHPQFIPKLKHLLNHYYADPKYLIVEVTENMGLFDFERANKIINKLQTIGIVTSIDDFGIGYSSLSYLQKFSFNELKIDRSFVMKIKELATQTIVKAIIDIAHTLNMVVIAEGVETKEQRDILKAIRCDEIQGYYYSKPLSMEEASKLIDDERQKRK